A region from the candidate division KSB1 bacterium genome encodes:
- a CDS encoding 1-acyl-sn-glycerol-3-phosphate acyltransferase, with the protein MQSSKIKHDGPTTGLIPYWIGRWWMRFSGWDVVGQIPAGGKFVLIGAPHTSSWDLPFGLSAVYIFRLKVSWMGKHSLFRKPFGGVMRWLGGFAINRDSPHGVVDQVAKQLRDSRKLVVLIAPSGTRKKRDYWKSGFYWIAHDAQIPILCGYLDYSRKEACMGLSFVPTGEIKNDMERIREFYAGRQGKHPELAASIRLKEEDT; encoded by the coding sequence ATGCAAAGTTCCAAAATAAAACATGATGGACCCACTACGGGTTTGATTCCATACTGGATAGGGCGTTGGTGGATGCGGTTTTCCGGTTGGGATGTGGTGGGGCAGATTCCGGCCGGTGGGAAATTCGTCCTCATTGGTGCACCCCATACCAGCAGCTGGGATTTGCCCTTCGGGCTGTCTGCAGTCTATATATTTCGGTTGAAAGTTTCCTGGATGGGGAAACATTCGCTGTTCAGGAAACCCTTTGGCGGCGTCATGAGGTGGCTGGGCGGGTTCGCTATTAATCGGGACAGCCCGCACGGTGTCGTTGACCAGGTTGCTAAACAGCTCAGGGATTCACGGAAACTTGTCGTTCTCATAGCGCCCTCAGGGACACGTAAGAAAAGAGACTATTGGAAGTCTGGTTTCTACTGGATTGCTCACGACGCACAAATTCCCATCCTTTGTGGATATCTGGATTATAGTCGTAAAGAAGCATGTATGGGTCTCTCTTTTGTTCCTACTGGTGAAATTAAGAATGACATGGAACGGATTCGGGAGTTCTACGCAGGCAGACAGGGCAAACACCCTGAGTTGGCAGCGAGTATCAGGCTCAAAGAGGAAGACACCTGA
- a CDS encoding N-acetyltransferase: MKLKISKAELKAILPLRNLFLQETNFQIRYNACHERGWTDSYLLTLNDVEIGYGSINGQEIKNRDTIFEFYIIPPFRKFASPIFPKLIDASGASLIECQSNDLLLTSMLYEFSQNISADVVLFADQVVTEYWNPGVVFRAARKDDKTFDPKVELGKYVLELKEEVVATGGFLLHYNLPFADLYMDVKEACRRKGFGSYILQEVKKECYLAGRVPAARCNIENKASRATLLKAGLEECGFMLKGEIKTQT; encoded by the coding sequence TTGAAATTAAAAATCTCCAAGGCTGAACTAAAAGCAATTCTGCCTCTTCGTAATTTATTTCTCCAGGAGACCAACTTTCAGATCAGGTATAATGCATGTCATGAACGCGGCTGGACAGACTCGTATCTTCTAACCCTCAATGATGTTGAGATCGGTTACGGTTCAATAAACGGACAGGAAATAAAAAACCGGGACACCATTTTTGAGTTTTACATAATTCCACCATTCAGAAAATTTGCCAGCCCGATTTTTCCAAAACTTATCGATGCTTCGGGAGCGAGCCTGATCGAATGCCAGAGCAATGACCTTTTGCTCACATCGATGCTGTATGAGTTTTCGCAAAACATAAGCGCTGATGTTGTGCTGTTTGCGGACCAGGTGGTGACTGAGTATTGGAATCCCGGTGTTGTTTTTCGTGCCGCAAGAAAAGACGATAAGACCTTTGACCCAAAAGTCGAGCTCGGGAAATACGTTCTGGAACTGAAAGAAGAAGTTGTCGCTACCGGCGGCTTTCTGCTGCACTATAATCTGCCCTTTGCAGATTTGTATATGGACGTAAAGGAAGCTTGTCGTCGAAAAGGATTTGGAAGTTACATTTTACAGGAAGTGAAAAAGGAATGCTACTTAGCAGGCAGAGTACCGGCGGCCCGTTGTAATATCGAGAATAAGGCTTCAAGAGCAACCTTACTTAAGGCAGGTTTAGAGGAATGCGGATTTATGTTAAAAGGTGAGATCAAAACTCAAACATGA